A single genomic interval of Symphalangus syndactylus isolate Jambi chromosome 18, NHGRI_mSymSyn1-v2.1_pri, whole genome shotgun sequence harbors:
- the LOC129468462 gene encoding LOW QUALITY PROTEIN: bromodomain and WD repeat-containing protein 3-like (The sequence of the model RefSeq protein was modified relative to this genomic sequence to represent the inferred CDS: inserted 1 base in 1 codon; substituted 4 bases at 4 genomic stop codons), which translates to MAAAPTQIEAELYYLIARFLQSGPCNKYAQVLVQELEEHQLIPRSLDWEGKEHGRSFEDXDCKSTLWNGSAFAALHRGRPPELPVNYVKPPNVVNITSARQLTGCSRFGHIFPSSAYQHIKMHKRILGHLSSVYCVAFDRSGRRIFTGSDDCLVKIWATDDGRLLATLRGHSAEISDMAVNYENTLIAAGRCDKVVRVWCLPTCAPVAVLQGHSASITSIQFCPSTKGTNRYLTSTGADGTICFWQWHVKTMKFRDRPVKFTERSRPGVQISCSSFSSGGMFITTGSTDHVIRIYYLGSEVPEKIAELESHTDKVVAVQFYNNGDSLRFVSGSRDGMARIWQYQQQEWKSIVLDMATKMTANNLPPGEDKITKLKVTMVAWDGYDTTVITAVNNFLLKVWNSITGQLLHTLSGHDDEVFVLEAHPFDQRIILLAGHDGNIFIWDLDRGTKIRNYFNMIEGQGHGAVFDCKFSPDGNHFACTDSHGHLLLFGFGCSKYYEKIPDQMFFHTDYRPLIRDANNYVLDEQTQQAPHLMPPPFLVDVDGNPHPRKFQRLVPGRENCKDEQLIPQLGYVANGDGEVVEQVIGQQTNDQDESILDGIIRELQREQDLRLINEGDVPHFPVNRAYSVNGALRSPNMDISSSPNIRLXRHSSQIEGVRQMHNNAPRSQMATERDLMAWSRRVVVNELNNGVSRVQEXCRTAKGDIEISLYTVEKKKKPSYTTQRNDYEPSCGRSSCRTQRKRQHTYQTRSNIEHNSQASCQNSGVQEDSDSSXEEDETVGTSDASVEDPVVEWQSESSCSDSSSEYSDWTADAGINLQPPKRQTRQTTRKICSSSDEENLKPLEERQKKPKQTRKKKGGLVSMAGEPNEEWFAPQWILDTIPRRSPFVPQMGDDLIYFRQGHEAYVRAVRKXKIYSVNLQKQPWNKMDLREQEFVKIVGIKYEVGPPTQCCLKLAFLDPISGKMTGESFSIKYHDMPDVIDFLVLHQFYNEAKERNWQIGDRFRSIIDDAWWFGTVESQQPFQPEYPDSSFQCYSVHWDNNEREKMSPWDMEPIPEGTAFPDEVGAGVPVSQEELTALLYKPQEGEWGAHSRDEECERVIQGINHLLSLDLASPFAVPVDLSAYPLYCTVVDNPTDLNTIRRRLENRFYRRISALMWEVRYIEHNARTFNEPDSPIVKAAKIVTDVLLRFIGDQSCTDILDTYNKIKAEERNSTDAEEDTEMVDLDSDGPGTSSGRRVKCQGRRQSLKCNPDAWKKQCKELLSLIYEREDSEPFRQPADLLSYTGHQEQEGESSESVVPERQQDSSLSEAYQDVIDTPVDFSTVKETLEAGNYGSPLEFYKDVRQIFNNSKAYTSNKKSRIYSMMLRLSALFESHIKNIISEYKSAIQSQKRRRPRYRKRLRSSSSSLSSSGAPSPKGKQKQMKFQPKNDRNTSVSYARTSSPFSSPVSDAAEGLSLYLLDDEPDGPFSSSSFSGYSRSGNSHDPGKAKSFRNRVLPVKQDHSLDGPLTNGDGREPRTGIKRKLLSASEEDENMGGEDKEKKETKEKSHLSTSASGELGSSLSSESTCGSDSDSESTSRTDQDYVDGDHDYSKFIQTRPKRKLRKQHGNGKRNWKTRGTGGRGRRGRWGRWSRGGRGRGGRGRGSRGRGAGGTRGRGRGRGGRGASRGATRAKRARIADDEFDTMFSGRFSRLPRIKTRNQGRRTVLYNDDSDNDNFVSTEDPLNLGTSRSGRVRKMTEKARVSHLMGWNY; encoded by the exons ATGGCGGCGGCACCTACCCAGATCGAAGCCGAGCTGTACTACCTGATCGCTAGGTTCTTGCAGTCTGGACCCTGCAACAAATACGCTCAGGTGCTAGTGCAGGAGCTCGAGGAGCATCAGCTGATTCCGCGCAGCTTAGATTGGGAGGGGAAAGAGCACGGAAGAAGCTTCGAGG CTGACTGTAAGAGTACACTATGGAATGGGTCTGCTTTTGCGGCTCTGCATAGAGGCAGACCTCCAGAACTACCTGTAAATTATGTGAAACCTCCAAATGTGGTGAATATCACCTCTGCCAGGCAATTAACCGGATGTAGTCGCTTTGGTCATATTTTCCCTTCATCTGCTTACCAGCACATTAAGATGCATAAGAGAATTCTGGGGCACTTGTCATCAGTCTACTGTGTAGCATTTGACCGAAGTGGGAGAAGAATTTTTACAGGTTCAGATGACTGTTTAGTAAAAATTTGGGCTACAGATGATGGACGCCTTCTTGCTACACTTCGTGGACACTCTGCTGAAATTTCTGACATGGCTGTTAACTATGAAAACACTCTTATTGCCGCAGGCAGGTGTGATAAGGTAGTAAGAGTATGGTGTCTTCCAACTTGTGCACCCGTTGCAGTCCTTCAGGGCCATTCAGCTTCTATTACTTCCATACAGTTTTGTCCATCAACTAAAGGCACAAACAGATACCTCACTTCTACTGGTGCTGATGGAACAATCTGTTTCTGGCAATGGCATGTAAAAACAATGAAGTTTAGAGATCGCCCAGTGAAATTTACTGAGAGATCCAGACCTGGAGTCCAGATATCTTGTTCATCTTTCAGTTCTGGTGGTATGTTCATTACAACTGGTAGTACTGACCATGTGATTAGAATATATTATTTGGGTTCTGAGGTTCCTGAGAAAATTGCTGAATTAGAGTCACATACGGATAAAGTTGTTGCTGTTCAGTTCTATAACAATGGAGACAGTTTAAGATTTGTTAGTGGAAGTCGAGATGGAATGGCAAGAATTTGGCAGTATCAGCAACAAGAATGGAAGAGTATAGTGCTAGACATGGCTACTAAAATGACTGCCAATAATTTGCCACCTGGAGAAGACAAGATCACTAAACTTAAGGTGACTATGGTGGCCTGGGATGGCTATGATACCACAGTTATTACTGCAGTGAAcaattttcttttgaaagtgtGGAATTCTATCACAGGACAGCTTCTTCATACATTATCTGGACATGATGATGAAGTATTTGTTCTGGAAGCCCATCCATTTGATCAAAGGATCATACTTTTAGCAGGTCATGATGGGAACATTTTTATTTGGGACCTTGACCGGGGGACCAAAATTCGGAATTACTTTAACATGATTGAAGGCCAAGGCCATGGTGCGGTGTTTGATTGTAAATTTTCACCAGATGGAAACCATTTTGCCTGCACAGATTCTCATGGGCATTTGCTGCTTTTTGGTTTTGGATGCAGTAAATACTATGAAAAGATTCCAGATCAGATGTTCTTCCACACGGATTATCGTCCTCTTATTCGTGATGCCAATAACTATGTATTGGATGAGCAAACCCAACAAGCTCCTCACCTCATGCCTCCTCCATTTTTGGTGGATGTTGATGGAAATCCTCATCCCAGAAAATTCCAACGGTTGGTACCAGGACGGGAAAATTGTAAAGATGAACAGCTTATACCACAGCTGGGCTATGTGGCTAATGGTGATGGTGAGGTAGTAGAACAGGTAATTGGGCAGCAAACCAATGACCAAGATGAGAGCATTCTTGATGGAATTATCAGGGAGCTGCAGAGAGAACAAGACCTGAGACTGATTAATGAAGGAGATGTTCCACATTTTCCAGTTAATAGAGCATACTCTGTTAATGGTGCTCTGAGAAGTCCAAACATGGACATATCTTCTTCCCCAAACATCAGGCTTTGAAGACATAGTAGTCAAATTGAAGGTGTTAGACAAATGCATAACAATGCTCCTCGGAGCCAGATGGCCACTGAAAGAGATCTCATGGCATGGAGCAGAAGAGTGGTGGTCAATGAACTAAATAATGGGGTTAGTAGGGTACAGGAATAATGTCGAACTGCAAAAGGTGACATAGAAATCAGTCTTTATAcagtggaaaagaagaaaaaaccatCTTACACTACTCAAAGGAATGATTATGAGCCTAGCTGTGGGCGTTCTTCATGCAGGACACAGCGCAAACGTCAGCATACTTACCAAACACGGTCCAACATAGAGCATAATTCACAAGCATCATGTCAAAATTCAGGTGTACAGGAAGACTCAGACAGCTCCTGAGAGGAAGATGAAACTGTTGGCACAAGTGATGCTTCGGTAGAGGATCCTGTTGTTGAATGGCAAAGTGAAAGTTCTTGCAGTGATTCATCAAGTGAATATTCTGATTGGACAGCAGATGCTGGAATAAATTTACAACCCCCAAAAAGACAAACCAGACAGACAACACGCAAAATATGCAGCAGCTCTGATGAGGAAAATTTGAAGCCCCTAGAAGAAAGGCAGAAGAAACCTAAGCAGactagaaagaagaaaggaggactGGTTTCTATGGCAGGTGAGCCTAATGAAGAATGGTTTGCCCCTCAGTGGATCTTGGATACTATACCCCGACGTTCCCCATTTGTCCCACAAATGGGAGATGACCTTATCTATTTTAGGCAAGGACATGAAGCTTATGTTCGGGctgtaaggaaataaaaaatatacagtgTTAATTTACAAAAACAGCCATGGAACAAAATGGATCTCAGGGAGCAAGAGTTTGTTAAGATTGTAGGAATCAAATATGAGGTTGGCCCACCCACACAGTGCTGCTTGAAGCTTGCATTTCTGGACCCAATTTCAGGCAAAATGACTGGAGAATCTTTTTCCATTAAGTATCATGACATGCCGGATGTCATTGACTTCCTTGTGCTACATCAGTTTTATAATGAAGCCAAAGAAAGGAACTGGCAGATTGGTGATAGATTCCGCAGTATAATAGATGACGCCTGGTGGTTTGGGACTGTGGAGAGTCAGCAGCCTTTTCAACCAGAGTATCCTGATAGTTCTTTCCAGTGTTACAGTGTTCACTGGGACAATaatgagagagaaaagatgaGCCCCTGGGATATGGAGCCAATTCCAGAAGGAACTGCCTTTCCAGATGAAGTTGGTGCTGGTGTTCCTGTCTCCCAGGAAGAATTGACTGCTTTGCTATACAAACCCCAGGAAGGAGAGTGGGGGGCTCATTCCAGAGATGAAGAATGTGAACGGGTTATTCAGGGCATCAACCACCTTCTTTCCCTGGATCTTGCCAGCCCTTTTGCTGTTCCAGTGGATCTCAGTGCCTACCCCTTGTATTGTACTGTAGTTGATAATCCAACTGACCTCAATACCATCAGGCGGAGACTTGAAAATCGCTTTTACAGGAGAATATCAGCATTAATGTGGGAGGTACGCTATATTGAGCATAATGCCAGGACTTTCAATGAGCCAGACAGTCCTATAGTTAAAGCAGCTAAAATTGTAACTGATGTCTTACTTCGATTTATTGGGGATCAGAGCTGTACTGATATACTGGAtacttataataaaattaaagcagaagAACGAAACAGTACTGATGCAGAGGAGGATACAGAAATGGTTGATTTAGATTCAGACGGTCCTGGTACTTCATCTGGAAGAAGGGTCAAATGCCAAGGCAGAAGACAGTCTTTAAAGTGTAATCCTGATGCTTGGAAAAAACAATGCAAGGAACTATTGAGCCTCATTTATGAACGTGAAGACTCAGAGCCATTTCGACAGCCAGCCGATCTTCTTTCTTACACAGGTCatcaggagcaagagggagaatCCTCAGAGTCTGTTGTTCCAGAAAGACAACAAGATTCATCTCTTTCTGAGGCTTATCAAGATGTTATAGATACTCCTGTGGACTTCAGCACTGTGAAAGAAACTTTGGAAGCAGGAAACTATGGTAGTCCTCTGGAATTTTATAAGGATGTTCGCCAAATATTCAACAACTCCAAAGCTTATACCTCTAACAAAAAGTCAAGGATCTATAGCATGATGCTGCGATTATCTGCCTTATTTGAAAGTCATATCAAAAATATCATCTCTGAATATAAGTCAGCAATCCAGAGTCAGAAGAGGAGAAGGCCACGGTACAGAAAACGTCTAAGAAGCAGCAGCAGTTCATTATCTAGTAGTGGAGCACCTAGTCCAAAAGGGAAGCAGAAACAAATGAAGTTTCAGCCTAAAAATGACCGGAATACCTCAGTATCTTATGCCAGGACTAGCTCTCCTTTCTCATCTCCTGTTTCAGATGCTGCTGAAGGGCTTTCACTATATCTACTTGATGATGAGCCAGATGGGCCATTTTCTTCATCGAGCTTCAGTGGATATAGCCGAAGTGGAAATAGCCATGACCCAGGGAAAGCCAAATCATTTCGGAATAGAGTTTTGCCAGTTAAACAAGATCACTCCCTTGATGGACCCCTTACAAATGGTGATGGCAGAGAGCCCCGGACAGGAATCAAGAGAAAACTACTTAGTGCATCAGAAGAAGATGAAAACATGGGAGgagaagataaagagaaaaaagaaacaaaagagaaatctcATTTATCCACCTCAGCGAGTGGAGAGTTAGGATCCAGTTTAAGTTCTGAAAGTACCTGTGGTTCTGACTCTGACTCTGAATCAACTTCCAGAACAGATCAAGATTACGTAGATGGAGACCATGATTATAGCAAATTCATACAAACCAGACctaaaagaaaactcagaaagcAACATGgcaatggaaaaagaaattggAAGACCAGAGGCACAGGAGGAAGAGGCAGACGGGGAAGATGGGGTAGATGGAGtagaggaggcagaggaagaggaggcaggggACGAGGGAGTCGAGGAAGAGGTGCAGGTGGCActagggggaggggaagggggagaggaggaagaggtgcTTCTAGAGGAGCTACCAGAGCCAAACGAGCACGTATTGCAGATGATGAATTTGATACCATGTTTTCAGGACGTTTCAGTAGACTGCCTCGAATTAAAACAagaaaccaaggcaggaggactgttttaTATAATGATGATTCTGATAATGACAATTTTGTGTCCACTGAGGATCCTCTGAATCTTGGTACATCCAGATCAGGCAGAGTGcgtaaaatgacagaaaaagccAGGGTTAGCCATCTCATGGGATGGAATTATTAA